A genomic region of Aureimonas populi contains the following coding sequences:
- a CDS encoding ABC transporter permease, translated as MSLAAERPRRASPFRSFELVAGLVLAGGMTLAVLLSPWLFPDGGMGVNLMARLTAPFTDWNHILGADPLGRDVLGRVITGGRISLAVGVLSVAGAVVIGVAMGLVAGFYRGVWDVIVMRFADIQLALPFILLAITFMAIIGGGLVNIILLMIVSQWVQYARLVRGQVLTLREREFVLSARSFGVSDFNLIRHHLLPNLMGPVIVLVTLNVANNILLESSLTFLGLGVDPSTPSWGGMLADGRTYLQTAWWVSVFPGLAILFTVLGLNLLGDWLRDRLDPTGRTSR; from the coding sequence ATGAGCCTTGCCGCAGAGCGCCCCCGCCGCGCCTCGCCCTTCCGCTCCTTCGAGCTCGTCGCCGGCCTCGTGCTGGCCGGCGGCATGACGCTCGCCGTCCTTCTCTCGCCCTGGCTGTTTCCCGATGGCGGCATGGGCGTGAACCTGATGGCGCGCCTGACGGCGCCCTTCACGGACTGGAACCACATTCTCGGCGCCGATCCGCTCGGCCGCGACGTCCTGGGGCGCGTCATCACGGGCGGGCGCATCTCGCTGGCGGTGGGCGTCCTCTCCGTCGCCGGGGCCGTGGTGATCGGCGTCGCCATGGGCCTCGTCGCGGGCTTCTACCGCGGCGTCTGGGACGTGATCGTGATGCGCTTCGCCGACATCCAGCTCGCCCTGCCCTTCATCCTCCTGGCCATCACCTTCATGGCGATCATCGGCGGCGGGCTCGTCAACATCATCCTCCTGATGATCGTGTCGCAATGGGTGCAATATGCGCGGCTGGTGCGCGGGCAGGTGCTGACGCTGCGCGAGCGCGAATTCGTGCTCTCGGCCCGCTCCTTCGGCGTCTCGGACTTCAACCTCATCCGCCACCACCTCCTGCCGAACCTCATGGGCCCGGTGATCGTGCTGGTGACGCTGAACGTGGCCAACAACATCCTCCTCGAATCGAGCCTCACCTTCCTCGGCCTCGGCGTCGATCCCTCCACCCCCTCCTGGGGCGGGATGCTGGCGGACGGGCGCACCTATCTCCAGACCGCCTGGTGGGTCAGCGTCTTCCCGGGCCTTGCCATCCTCTTCACCGTGCTCGGCCTGAACCTTCTCGGCGACTGGCTGCGCGACAGGCTCGACCCGACCGGACGCACCAGCCGATGA
- a CDS encoding peptidase M14, with product MTLSLARTFPRTLDALLARFEDMPGLRLEAWLFEGEAARREGEAKLAEKGVEACLRSAYKPLVHAFLEEIDLTGARSVHIAYPVHREAEERRFLLEAYPLAGLVDIPLSFSPRQDDALRYDVTLTGQDGSARIVAVEAPNRVHVDHTGVRVLSPTGWLRTFRDGAPVEDARLETEFEALFETAVSAIAGHDWGVAEPFFEELRIEASLPVPDRPLAIGEEAVSLTEALHEDLYFSGLEIFQARSGRPSGDRGLQPGRIVPDIGFSEGPASLRISLRPHEREEEPAAPSQPLDEASEPLSVADVEAALHALGGEALGGRSVCGRAVAGRYREGPDALVLVSGGQHANEPTGVVGALRAARVLADRDGAHFAVLPLENPDGYALCARLRRTQPRHMHHAARYTALGDDLEYRQGMQLHERSAREALVERARPGLHVNLHGYPAHEWTRPLTGYVPRNFALWTVPKGFFLVLRHHPGFGEESWRLARAVTARLAEVPGLLALNEQQIALYRIHAGELGFEIMSGFPVTVVEDTRHAVPVTLITEYPDETIYGEAFRLGHEAQMRTVLAAYEAWQAIAPRD from the coding sequence ATGACGCTTTCCCTCGCCCGCACCTTCCCGCGCACGCTGGACGCGCTCCTGGCCCGTTTCGAGGACATGCCGGGCCTGCGCCTCGAGGCCTGGCTCTTCGAGGGCGAGGCGGCCCGGCGCGAAGGCGAGGCGAAGCTCGCAGAGAAAGGCGTCGAGGCGTGCCTGCGCTCGGCCTACAAGCCGCTCGTGCACGCCTTCCTGGAAGAGATCGACCTCACCGGCGCGCGCTCGGTCCACATCGCCTATCCCGTCCATCGCGAGGCGGAGGAACGGCGCTTCCTCCTGGAGGCCTATCCGCTGGCGGGCCTCGTCGACATTCCCCTCTCCTTCTCCCCTCGCCAGGACGACGCCCTTCGCTACGACGTGACCCTGACGGGCCAGGACGGGAGCGCGCGCATTGTGGCCGTCGAGGCGCCCAACCGGGTGCATGTCGATCACACCGGGGTGCGCGTCCTGTCCCCGACGGGCTGGCTGCGGACGTTCCGCGACGGCGCGCCCGTGGAGGACGCGCGGCTGGAGACCGAGTTCGAGGCATTGTTCGAAACGGCGGTCTCGGCCATCGCCGGCCATGACTGGGGCGTGGCCGAGCCCTTTTTCGAGGAATTGCGGATCGAGGCGAGCCTGCCGGTTCCCGACCGCCCGCTGGCCATCGGCGAGGAAGCCGTGAGCCTGACCGAGGCGCTTCACGAGGACCTCTACTTCTCGGGCCTTGAGATTTTCCAGGCGCGCTCGGGCCGCCCCTCGGGCGATCGCGGCCTCCAGCCGGGGCGCATCGTGCCCGATATCGGCTTTTCGGAAGGGCCGGCGAGCCTGCGCATCTCCCTTCGCCCGCACGAGCGGGAGGAGGAGCCAGCCGCGCCCTCGCAGCCGCTCGACGAGGCGAGCGAGCCGCTTTCGGTGGCCGATGTCGAGGCCGCGCTCCATGCCCTCGGCGGGGAGGCGCTCGGCGGGCGCTCCGTGTGCGGACGCGCCGTTGCCGGCCGCTATCGCGAGGGCCCGGACGCGCTGGTCCTCGTCTCGGGCGGGCAGCACGCCAACGAGCCCACCGGGGTCGTGGGGGCGCTGCGCGCCGCCAGGGTGCTGGCGGACCGGGACGGCGCGCATTTCGCCGTCCTGCCGCTGGAAAACCCCGACGGCTACGCCCTGTGCGCCCGGCTGCGCCGCACGCAGCCACGCCACATGCACCACGCCGCGCGCTACACCGCGCTCGGCGACGACCTGGAGTATCGGCAGGGCATGCAGCTCCATGAGCGCTCGGCCCGCGAGGCGCTGGTCGAGCGGGCCCGGCCCGGCCTCCACGTCAATCTCCACGGCTACCCCGCCCATGAATGGACGCGCCCGCTGACGGGCTATGTGCCGCGCAATTTCGCGCTCTGGACGGTGCCGAAGGGCTTCTTCCTCGTGCTGCGCCATCACCCGGGCTTCGGTGAGGAATCCTGGCGCCTCGCCCGCGCCGTCACCGCGCGCCTTGCCGAGGTGCCGGGCCTCCTCGCCCTCAACGAGCAGCAGATCGCCCTCTATCGCATCCATGCCGGCGAGCTGGGCTTCGAGATCATGTCCGGCTTCCCCGTGACGGTGGTCGAGGACACGCGCCACGCGGTGCCCGTGACGCTGATCACCGAATATCCCGACGAGACGATCTACGGCGAGGCCTTCCGCCTCGGCCATGAGGCGCAGATGCGCACGGTGTTGGCCGCCTACGAGGCCTGGCAGGCGATCGCGCCGCGGGACTGA
- a CDS encoding LLM class flavin-dependent oxidoreductase has translation MKKIGFLSFGHWSPSPQSGTRSAGDALLQSIDLAVAAEELGADGAYFRVHHFARQLASPFPLLAAVGARTSRIEIGTAVIDMRYENPLYMAEDAGAADLIAGGRLQPGLSRGSPEQVIDGWRYFGYQPAEGQSDADMGRRHAEVFLDMLKGEGFAQPNPRPMFPNPPGLLRLEPHSPGLRERIWWGSGSNATAVWAAKMGMNLQSSTLKDDETGEPFHVQQARQIRAYRQAWKEAGHNREPRVSVSRSIFALVDDRDRAYFGRGKEEDSIGFIDENTRAIFGRSYAAEPDRLVEELARDEAIAEADTLLLTVPNQLGVDYNAHVIEAILRHVAPGLGWR, from the coding sequence ATGAAGAAGATCGGCTTTCTCTCCTTCGGGCACTGGTCGCCCTCGCCGCAATCGGGCACGCGCTCGGCGGGCGATGCGCTCCTGCAATCCATCGACCTGGCGGTCGCAGCCGAGGAGCTGGGCGCGGACGGCGCCTATTTCCGCGTGCACCATTTCGCTCGCCAGCTCGCATCCCCCTTCCCGCTTCTTGCGGCCGTGGGCGCCAGGACGAGCCGCATCGAGATCGGCACCGCCGTCATCGACATGCGCTATGAAAACCCGCTCTACATGGCCGAGGATGCCGGCGCGGCAGACCTCATCGCCGGCGGCCGGCTGCAACCGGGGCTCAGCCGCGGCTCGCCCGAGCAGGTGATCGACGGCTGGCGCTATTTCGGCTACCAGCCCGCCGAGGGGCAGAGCGACGCCGACATGGGCCGCCGCCATGCGGAGGTCTTCCTCGACATGTTGAAGGGCGAGGGCTTCGCCCAGCCGAACCCCCGCCCCATGTTCCCCAACCCGCCCGGCCTCCTGCGGCTGGAGCCGCATTCGCCGGGCCTGCGCGAGCGCATCTGGTGGGGCTCGGGCTCCAACGCCACGGCCGTCTGGGCGGCGAAGATGGGCATGAACCTGCAAAGCTCCACCCTGAAGGACGACGAGACGGGCGAGCCCTTCCACGTCCAGCAGGCCAGGCAGATTCGCGCCTATCGCCAGGCGTGGAAGGAAGCCGGGCACAATCGCGAGCCGCGCGTCTCCGTCTCGCGCTCCATCTTCGCGCTCGTCGACGACCGCGACAGGGCCTATTTCGGGCGCGGCAAGGAGGAGGATTCCATCGGCTTCATCGATGAGAACACGCGGGCGATCTTCGGCCGCTCCTATGCCGCCGAGCCCGACAGGCTGGTGGAGGAACTGGCGAGGGACGAGGCCATCGCCGAGGCCGACACCCTGCTCCTCACCGTGCCGAACCAGCTCGGCGTCGATTACAACGCCCATGTGATCGAGGCGATCCTGCGCCATGTCGCGCCCGGGCTGGGCTGGCGCTGA
- a CDS encoding diguanylate cyclase domain-containing protein, whose protein sequence is MHLGRQTRYWIVLGMLLVGFCGICVLTLVELRRDSWTNAMTGARNLLTVLSQDIESNIRAYDRALTAVQQKLADPRIDELTPELQERFLFSSTLIEPYFVGLFVMNAEGEIMHDAGSVGPQAQNFSDRAYFQVHQNGQASGLYISTPFEPRRHVADTVIALSRRIDAQDGSFDGIVVGIVRLAYFHELFQTAQLKPDDSINLFTAGGVMLMRSPYLESQVGRDMSASENVRRFQAAPSGEFSGIAAVDGVARVYNFVHVGDLPLILNVALSQEGIFAPWRAQAVRIGAVLLLLCVLAVTLAVFIHREFARRRRAEATMRRSEAQYRLLADNATDVIIRLDRDLVRRYVSPASLHVLGLAPEELVGKRTKETIHPDDWPLLESVVQGVRDSGTQAEAIYRLRHRDGSFVWVEGRYNFVAEDQGFIVVLRDITKRKSAEIRLAAAHAELATLANTDGLTGLANRRRFDEALHAEHERAMRDGALLSLLLIDVDRFKRFNDRYGHQAGDECLRRVARAIESCLRPGDLCARYGGEEVAVLLPGVDEAAGARIAERIRRAVELLDIPHEGNEASGGRVTISIGCATFDPARAPADGEDAALVAEADRLLYEAKRTGRNRVVSQGSIGSGPGIPIPEREEERLATVDAYREAARAVPSESLDLVARRAAQLLDAPVGFVSLVGADDVTLIGRHGLDAESVPREVAFCVHTICGQEPLVVADARDDPRFRGSPIARGEGGMRFYAGAPLLDPQTGQAIGAVCVSDVQPRKPLLPSQRDILKDLSGQVVKQMKR, encoded by the coding sequence ATGCACCTTGGACGACAAACCCGCTACTGGATCGTTCTGGGTATGCTGCTCGTTGGCTTCTGCGGCATCTGCGTGCTCACCCTGGTCGAGCTGCGGCGCGATAGCTGGACGAATGCGATGACGGGCGCGCGCAATCTTCTGACCGTTCTTTCGCAGGATATCGAAAGCAATATACGAGCCTATGACAGGGCGCTGACTGCCGTTCAGCAGAAGCTGGCCGATCCGCGCATCGACGAGCTGACCCCGGAGTTGCAGGAGCGCTTCCTCTTCAGCAGCACGCTGATCGAGCCCTATTTCGTCGGGCTCTTCGTCATGAACGCCGAAGGCGAGATCATGCACGACGCGGGCAGCGTCGGCCCCCAGGCGCAGAACTTCTCCGACCGCGCCTATTTCCAGGTGCACCAAAACGGGCAGGCGAGCGGGCTGTACATCAGCACCCCGTTCGAGCCGCGCCGGCACGTCGCGGACACGGTCATCGCGCTCAGCCGCCGCATCGACGCGCAGGACGGTTCCTTCGACGGCATCGTCGTGGGCATCGTGCGGCTCGCATATTTCCACGAGCTGTTCCAGACCGCGCAGCTCAAGCCCGACGATTCGATCAATCTCTTCACCGCCGGGGGCGTGATGCTGATGCGCAGCCCCTATCTGGAAAGCCAGGTGGGGCGCGACATGTCCGCTTCCGAGAACGTGCGGCGCTTCCAGGCCGCGCCCTCGGGCGAGTTCTCGGGCATCGCGGCGGTGGACGGCGTCGCGCGCGTCTACAATTTCGTCCATGTGGGGGATCTGCCGCTGATCCTGAACGTCGCCCTCTCGCAGGAGGGGATATTCGCGCCGTGGCGCGCGCAGGCCGTGCGGATCGGCGCCGTGCTCCTTCTTCTGTGCGTGTTGGCCGTGACGCTGGCGGTGTTCATCCACCGCGAATTCGCCCGGCGAAGGCGGGCCGAGGCAACCATGCGCAGAAGCGAGGCGCAGTATCGGCTGCTGGCCGACAACGCCACCGACGTGATCATCCGGCTCGATCGCGATCTCGTGCGCCGCTATGTCTCGCCAGCCTCGCTGCACGTGCTCGGCCTCGCGCCCGAAGAGCTGGTGGGCAAGCGGACGAAGGAAACCATCCATCCCGACGACTGGCCGCTTCTGGAGAGCGTCGTGCAGGGGGTGCGCGATTCGGGCACCCAGGCCGAGGCGATCTATCGGCTCCGGCACCGGGACGGGTCCTTTGTCTGGGTGGAGGGCCGCTACAATTTCGTGGCCGAGGACCAGGGCTTCATCGTCGTACTGCGCGACATCACCAAGCGCAAGTCGGCGGAGATCCGGCTGGCCGCCGCCCATGCCGAACTCGCCACGTTGGCCAACACGGACGGGCTGACGGGCCTTGCCAACCGGCGGCGGTTCGACGAGGCCCTGCATGCGGAGCACGAGCGGGCGATGCGGGACGGCGCGCTCCTGTCCCTGCTGCTCATCGATGTCGATCGCTTCAAGCGCTTCAACGACCGCTATGGCCATCAGGCCGGCGACGAATGCCTGCGGCGCGTGGCCAGGGCGATCGAGTCCTGCCTGCGGCCGGGCGATCTGTGCGCCCGCTATGGCGGGGAGGAGGTGGCCGTGCTCCTGCCGGGCGTGGACGAGGCCGCCGGGGCGCGGATCGCCGAACGCATCCGCCGGGCGGTGGAACTGCTGGACATCCCGCACGAGGGCAACGAGGCTTCGGGCGGCCGTGTGACCATCAGCATAGGCTGCGCCACCTTCGATCCCGCTCGCGCGCCCGCCGATGGCGAGGACGCGGCGCTCGTGGCCGAGGCCGACCGCCTCCTCTACGAAGCCAAGCGCACCGGGCGCAACCGTGTCGTCTCGCAGGGCTCCATCGGTTCCGGGCCGGGCATTCCCATCCCGGAGCGGGAGGAGGAGCGTCTCGCGACCGTGGACGCCTATCGGGAGGCGGCGCGCGCCGTTCCTTCGGAAAGCCTCGACCTTGTAGCGCGCCGCGCCGCGCAACTGCTCGACGCGCCTGTCGGCTTCGTCTCCCTTGTCGGCGCGGACGATGTCACGCTGATCGGCCGCCATGGGCTGGACGCCGAGAGCGTTCCCCGGGAGGTCGCCTTCTGCGTGCATACGATCTGTGGGCAGGAGCCGCTCGTCGTCGCGGACGCGCGGGACGATCCCCGCTTCCGCGGCAGTCCCATCGCGAGGGGCGAGGGGGGAATGCGCTTCTATGCGGGCGCGCCGCTGCTCGATCCGCAAACAGGCCAGGCGATCGGCGCGGTCTGCGTGTCCGACGTGCAGCCGCGCAAACCTTTGCTGCCTTCTCAGCGCGATATCCTGAAGGACCTGTCCGGGCAGGTGGTCAAGCAGATGAAGCGATAG
- a CDS encoding ABC transporter substrate-binding protein: MRLPSLFAGPLLLAALAGGAAAQTSYPLAIENCGMEVVFEAPPQRAVGLGQNSTEIMLLLGLAERMVGTAIWVSPVLERVAQENARVPRLANSQPSFEAVVGTDPDVIAVQFLSAVGPEGRVGTRGQFADLGVPSYISPTDCATTGNARADGSRADLWNPGLLYREIAELAAIFDVSERGRALIARFEAREDAVRRRLSRHAADTSVLFWFSSPEVAGDAWVAGRNGASGYMAATLGLRNVIATEAEWPLVSWEAIATADPDIIVIGAMSRRNQPSDDPAVKRNFLQTDPLARELAAVRSGRIVEMDAQAMNPTIRTIDGLETLAASIERFGLLD; this comes from the coding sequence ATGCGTCTTCCCAGTCTTTTCGCCGGCCCCCTGCTTCTCGCCGCTTTGGCGGGAGGCGCGGCCGCGCAGACCTCCTATCCGCTCGCCATCGAGAATTGCGGGATGGAGGTCGTTTTCGAGGCCCCGCCGCAGCGGGCCGTGGGCCTTGGGCAGAACAGCACGGAGATCATGCTTCTCCTCGGCCTTGCCGAGCGCATGGTGGGCACCGCCATATGGGTGTCGCCCGTCCTGGAACGTGTCGCGCAAGAGAATGCGCGCGTGCCACGCCTCGCCAACAGCCAGCCCAGCTTCGAGGCGGTCGTGGGCACCGATCCCGATGTCATCGCCGTGCAGTTCCTCTCGGCCGTGGGCCCGGAGGGCCGCGTGGGCACGCGCGGGCAGTTCGCCGACCTCGGCGTGCCGAGCTACATCTCGCCGACCGACTGCGCCACCACCGGCAACGCCCGCGCCGACGGCTCGAGGGCCGATCTGTGGAACCCCGGCCTCCTCTACCGGGAAATCGCCGAGCTTGCCGCGATCTTCGACGTAAGCGAGCGCGGGCGGGCGCTGATCGCCCGGTTCGAGGCGCGCGAGGACGCCGTTCGCCGGCGGCTCTCGCGCCACGCGGCGGACACCTCGGTTCTGTTCTGGTTCTCCAGCCCCGAGGTGGCCGGCGACGCATGGGTGGCCGGGCGCAACGGGGCCTCGGGCTACATGGCCGCAACGCTCGGACTGCGCAACGTCATCGCGACCGAGGCTGAATGGCCGCTGGTGAGCTGGGAGGCCATCGCCACCGCCGATCCGGACATCATCGTCATCGGGGCGATGAGCCGCCGCAACCAGCCGAGCGACGACCCGGCGGTGAAGCGGAACTTTCTGCAAACCGACCCGCTCGCGCGCGAGCTTGCCGCCGTCCGGTCAGGGCGCATCGTCGAGATGGACGCCCAGGCCATGAACCCCACCATCCGCACGATCGACGGGCTGGAAACCCTCGCCGCCTCGATCGAGCGCTTCGGGCTCCTCGATTGA
- a CDS encoding FecCD family ABC transporter permease, protein MRTVIDRRPGLWLGVLLALSGCLLPLAIALGVGIGEMPIPLETTLAAVTNRLGWTEHELSRIQESVIWDYRLSRSLVAACCGAGLALSGAILQSLLRNPLAEPYVLGISAGASTGAVCVMLLGFGAGSVTLSAGAFAGAVLAFLFVVLLAGGAGGIAERTILAGVAASQLFNALTAYIVTTTADAEQARSVMFWLLGSFSGIRWSDAGLAAGVVGVGLVVCLRHARSLDAFAFGEDAAASLGVPVRTVRFVLFLVTALMTATMVSLVGSIGFVGLVIPHAARFIVGPRHIRLLPVCTLAGAIFMVLADIVSRVILPQQVLPIGVVTALVGVPFFAVILYRGRRAP, encoded by the coding sequence TTGAGAACGGTCATCGACCGGCGGCCCGGCCTCTGGCTCGGCGTCCTCCTGGCACTCTCGGGCTGTCTCCTGCCGCTCGCCATCGCCCTTGGCGTCGGCATCGGGGAAATGCCCATCCCACTGGAGACGACGCTGGCGGCGGTGACGAACCGGCTCGGCTGGACCGAGCACGAGTTGAGCCGCATCCAGGAAAGCGTGATCTGGGACTACCGGCTGAGCCGCTCGCTGGTGGCGGCATGCTGCGGGGCGGGACTGGCGCTGTCAGGCGCCATCCTCCAGTCGCTCCTGCGCAATCCGCTGGCCGAGCCCTATGTGCTGGGCATCTCCGCCGGCGCCTCCACCGGGGCGGTCTGCGTCATGCTGCTCGGTTTCGGCGCGGGCTCCGTGACGCTTTCGGCCGGCGCCTTCGCCGGGGCGGTGCTCGCCTTTCTCTTCGTCGTTCTCCTGGCGGGCGGCGCGGGCGGGATCGCGGAGCGCACGATCCTGGCGGGCGTGGCGGCATCCCAGCTCTTCAACGCGCTTACCGCCTATATCGTAACCACCACGGCCGACGCGGAGCAGGCGCGCAGCGTCATGTTCTGGCTGCTGGGAAGCTTCTCGGGCATACGCTGGTCGGATGCGGGGCTCGCGGCCGGCGTGGTGGGGGTCGGGCTCGTCGTCTGCCTTCGCCATGCCCGCTCGCTCGATGCCTTCGCCTTCGGCGAGGATGCCGCCGCCTCCCTCGGCGTGCCGGTGCGCACCGTGCGCTTCGTCCTCTTCCTCGTCACGGCGCTGATGACGGCCACCATGGTGTCGCTGGTGGGGTCCATCGGCTTCGTGGGCCTCGTCATTCCCCATGCCGCCCGGTTCATCGTGGGGCCGCGCCATATCCGGCTCCTGCCGGTGTGCACGCTGGCCGGAGCGATCTTCATGGTGCTCGCCGACATCGTCTCGCGGGTGATCCTGCCCCAGCAGGTTCTGCCGATCGGCGTCGTCACGGCGCTGGTCGGCGTGCCCTTCTTCGCCGTTATCCTCTATCGCGGGCGGCGCGCGCCGTGA
- a CDS encoding ABC transporter ATP-binding protein, which produces MTLSARSVVWKAGRKIIVDGVTLKAAPGTTLGLLGPNGSGKSSLIRLLAGLRAPAAGAVELDGAAVGRMSRRRLAQRIALVEQHATTEANVTVLDVVRLGRIPHRSPLSPWTRADDEIVERALARVELADRQGQLWHTLSGGERQRVHLARALAQEPTDLLLDEPTNHLDIQHQLEILKLVAELPVTTVLALHDLNLAAMFCNRLAILKEGRLVAEGTPEEVLSEAMIASVFGVRAHVAPSPLHGRLHVQYLV; this is translated from the coding sequence GTGACGCTTTCGGCGCGCTCCGTGGTCTGGAAGGCCGGCAGGAAGATCATCGTGGACGGCGTCACGCTGAAGGCCGCGCCGGGGACGACGCTCGGCCTTCTGGGCCCCAACGGCTCGGGCAAGTCCTCGCTCATCCGGCTTCTGGCCGGGCTTCGCGCGCCCGCCGCCGGCGCAGTCGAGTTGGACGGGGCGGCGGTGGGGCGCATGAGCCGGCGCCGGCTCGCGCAGCGCATCGCGCTGGTCGAGCAGCACGCCACGACCGAGGCCAACGTCACGGTGCTGGACGTGGTGCGGCTGGGGCGCATCCCGCACCGCTCGCCCCTCTCGCCCTGGACGCGGGCCGACGACGAGATCGTGGAACGCGCGCTCGCCCGCGTGGAGCTGGCCGACCGGCAGGGCCAGCTCTGGCACACGCTTTCGGGGGGCGAGCGGCAGCGCGTTCACCTTGCCCGCGCGCTGGCGCAGGAGCCGACCGACCTCCTCCTCGACGAGCCCACCAACCATCTCGACATCCAGCACCAGCTCGAAATCCTCAAGCTCGTGGCGGAACTGCCCGTCACCACGGTGCTGGCGCTCCACGACCTGAACCTCGCGGCCATGTTCTGCAACCGGCTCGCCATCCTGAAGGAGGGGCGGCTGGTGGCGGAAGGCACGCCGGAGGAGGTCTTGAGCGAGGCGATGATCGCATCGGTCTTCGGGGTGCGGGCCCATGTGGCGCCTTCCCCCCTCCATGGCAGGCTGCATGTGCAGTATCTCGTCTGA
- a CDS encoding RraA family protein, whose amino-acid sequence MKKYHIGPVPEQIDPALAAGLGAVEVATIGHFRHRGFVSHRLRPIAPLGGVLVGTAITVAIPGTDSTLLHHAMSVVRPGDVVVIDRLGDTRHACLGGGVALAAKVAGAIAVVLDGPCTDAEEIVEVGLPVFCTGVSGITTRLNDLGGSLNRPVSCGNVPVLPGDVVMMDDCGVLVLPPDEAFEVLEEGAARQARAGRNRGRVEAGEKLGELSGASRLVAAALEPQG is encoded by the coding sequence ATGAAGAAATACCATATCGGCCCGGTGCCCGAGCAGATCGACCCCGCCCTGGCGGCGGGCCTCGGCGCGGTGGAGGTCGCCACGATCGGCCATTTCCGTCATCGCGGCTTCGTCAGCCATCGCCTGCGTCCCATCGCGCCGCTCGGCGGCGTTCTGGTGGGCACGGCGATCACGGTGGCCATTCCGGGCACGGATTCCACGCTTCTCCACCACGCCATGTCGGTCGTGCGGCCGGGCGACGTCGTCGTCATAGACCGGCTGGGCGATACGCGCCACGCGTGCCTGGGCGGCGGCGTGGCGCTGGCCGCGAAGGTGGCCGGGGCCATCGCCGTGGTGCTGGACGGCCCTTGCACCGATGCCGAGGAGATCGTGGAGGTCGGCCTGCCCGTCTTCTGCACCGGCGTTTCGGGAATCACCACGCGCCTGAACGATCTGGGCGGCAGCCTGAACCGGCCGGTTTCCTGCGGCAATGTCCCTGTCCTGCCGGGCGACGTGGTGATGATGGACGATTGCGGGGTGCTGGTGCTGCCGCCAGACGAGGCGTTCGAGGTGCTGGAGGAGGGCGCGGCGCGGCAGGCGCGCGCGGGCCGCAACCGCGGCCGCGTCGAGGCGGGCGAGAAGCTGGGCGAGTTGTCCGGCGCCAGCCGCCTCGTGGCGGCGGCGCTGGAACCGCAGGGCTGA